The Oryza glaberrima chromosome 9, OglaRS2, whole genome shotgun sequence genome includes a window with the following:
- the LOC127785435 gene encoding uncharacterized protein LOC127785435, with protein MPTGALIACVGCYQLLKMNPSLFVDAVLGYAFYKLSVLSSQVRKQGFPNEYITRIKTIIALIFIAKDFHKNFVPLDYIKVPVFFFYLLTLLVEVHGLKKDARYLLSRLFELLQIKEGRRELLVDILLTR; from the exons ATGCCCACCG GTGCACTCATCGCGTGTGTTGGATGCTATCAACTGCTGAAGATGAATCCTTCGTTGTTCGTCGATGCTGTGCTGGGGTACGCGTTCTACAAGCTCAGCGTCTTGTCGTCGCAGGTCCGGAAGCAGGGATTCCCCAACGAGTACATCACCCGGATCAAAACCA ttATTGCCTTAATTTTTATCGCCAAGGATTTCCATAAGAACTTCGTGCCCTTGGATTACATCAA GGTGCCAGTTTTTTTCTTCTACCTCCTAACATTACTCGTCGAAGTGCATGGCCTAAAGAAAGACGCAAGATATCTTTTGTCTAGATTGTTTGAGCTGCTTCAAATCAAGGAGGGCAGACGCGAGCTACTAGTCGACATCCTCTTAACCAGATGA
- the LOC127785397 gene encoding uncharacterized protein LOC127785397, which produces MASQVLSSLPYSLAVTRFGTAPPPRRAAARVSLRRQQTSRDGALLLRSLTTTRSRCAPAAEGGGGAKEAAEAAGDPDDELWPWDEFPEDAVFVKDDFATVQSKFSCESGEAAAALKDAGADVLRPLLDNFNHLRSLNTVFDTEDYHVGMPLGMLIACIGCYNLFKMNPTTFIDAALGYTFYRLCIVSSQLRRRGFSNDLIIRVKFVVMVVMAINDINNRIYWLDAIR; this is translated from the exons ATGGCGTCGCAGGTCTTGTCCTCTTTGCCGTACTCCCTCGCCGTCACGCGCTTTggcactgcgccgccgccacggcgagccgccgcgcggGTCAGCCTCCGCCGCCAGCAAACGTCCCGcgacggcgccctcctccttcgCTCCCTGACGACGACGCGCTCG CGGTGCGCTCCGGCggcagaaggcggcggcggcgccaaggaggcggcggaggcagctggCGACCCCGACGACGAGCTGTGGCCGTGGGACGAGTTCCCCGAGGACGCCGTGTTCGTGAAGGACGACTTCGCCACCGTCCAATCCAAGTTCTCGTGCGAGTCGGgggaggccgcggccgcgctcaaggacgccggcgccgacgtgcTCCGCCCGTTGCTGGACAACTTCAACCATCTCCGCTCCCTCAACACCGTCTTCGACACCGAGGATTACCATGTCGGCATGCC ATTAGGTATGCTCATTGCATGCATTGGGTGTTATAACCTCTTCAAGATGAATCCAACCACGTTCATAGACGCGGCCCTCGGTTACACGTTCTACAGGCTCTGCATCGTGTCGTCGCAGCTCCGGAGAAGAGGCTTTTCCAACGACCTCATCATCCGGGTTAAATTTG TCGTCATGGTGGTTATGGCTATCAATGATATCAACAACCGCATTTATTGGCTTGATGCTATCAG gtga